In Nonomuraea sp. NBC_00507, the following are encoded in one genomic region:
- a CDS encoding carbohydrate ABC transporter permease — translation MAQATSSPPDLVDEEAPARRSYSSDAAGLGRLRAGIFVAPALLLVAAFLVFPALWVLYLGLTNYRLTGIAAAEPQFVGPANFIDAVSNPAFWNSTWLTVQFVLGSAVIGQVGLGFTIAWLLRDRQGPLKRLVEGLVILAWILPSAVVSFLWVALLDRDGGTLNALLGLPGSAWLLDHPMLSIIVFNTWRGTAFSMMLYGAALGNVPPSHLESARLAGASGWQQLRDVVFPHIRGHILTNLLLISLWTFNDFTPFLITAGGPDGRSEILAAHVYKVALQSGELGYGAAVSTVILLINLVVAVFYLRLLRSRK, via the coding sequence GTGGCGCAGGCAACATCATCGCCCCCTGACCTCGTTGACGAGGAAGCCCCCGCCCGCCGCTCCTACAGCTCGGACGCGGCGGGTCTGGGCCGGCTCAGGGCCGGGATCTTCGTGGCCCCCGCGCTGCTGCTCGTCGCGGCCTTCCTCGTCTTCCCCGCGCTCTGGGTGCTCTACCTGGGGCTGACCAACTACCGGCTGACCGGGATCGCCGCGGCCGAGCCGCAGTTCGTGGGGCCGGCCAACTTCATCGACGCGGTGTCCAACCCGGCGTTCTGGAACTCCACGTGGCTGACCGTGCAGTTCGTGCTGGGGTCGGCCGTCATCGGGCAGGTCGGGCTCGGTTTCACCATCGCCTGGTTGCTGCGCGACCGGCAGGGGCCGCTCAAGCGGCTGGTCGAGGGCCTGGTCATCCTGGCCTGGATCCTGCCCAGCGCGGTGGTGTCGTTCCTGTGGGTGGCGCTGCTCGACCGCGACGGCGGCACGCTCAACGCGCTGCTCGGCCTGCCCGGCTCCGCCTGGCTGCTCGATCACCCGATGTTGTCGATCATCGTCTTCAACACGTGGCGTGGCACCGCGTTCTCGATGATGTTGTACGGCGCCGCGCTCGGCAACGTGCCGCCCTCGCACCTGGAGAGCGCCCGCCTGGCCGGCGCCTCCGGCTGGCAGCAGCTCAGGGACGTGGTGTTCCCGCACATCCGAGGCCACATCCTGACGAACCTGCTGCTGATCAGCCTGTGGACGTTCAATGACTTCACCCCCTTCCTGATCACGGCGGGCGGGCCGGACGGGAGGTCGGAGATCCTGGCGGCGCACGTGTACAAGGTCGCGCTGCAGAGCGGCGAGCTGGGTTACGGGGCGGCGGTCTCCACGGTCATCCTGCTGATCAATCTGGTGGTGGCGGTGTTCTACCTGCGGTTGCTGCGGAGCAGGAAATGA
- a CDS encoding extracellular solute-binding protein produces MALRKVAAVLAVAGIGLAACGQSSGGGGGTIELTIAQNAIAGGKNAAAADFIANWVIPKFEAAQKAKGKDVKVKFVPSGVDDEQYKTKLSLDLKSGKGADVIDIDGIWAGEFAEAGYIKPLADVVGAEADAWDGWAQIPESVQGLATYNGKKYALPIGTDGRVLYFNKTLFQKAGLPADWQPKSWQEILDAGTKLKSAGVPVPIQVNAGTAMGEATSMQGVLPLLAGAGGEVQKDGKWTGASQPLKDALGFYQKIYGGGLGDPKLQQEAKGRDKSFQQFAEGKIGILMEGDYFWRGVINPKDGVAPMDDRDQSVGYALIPAMEPGKGIRGQDFVSMSGGALRTVNPNTKHPKEAFELLAFTLSPEALKEETKDGNVRITPRTDVNKEILAGEPLLTFISDKVLPLTAFRPPVAVYPQVSVALQESTAAVVGGTAPDQAATAYQKTLEGIVGGAGNIIAP; encoded by the coding sequence GGATTAGCCGCCTGCGGCCAGTCATCCGGCGGTGGCGGTGGCACCATCGAGTTGACCATCGCCCAGAACGCCATCGCGGGCGGCAAGAACGCCGCCGCGGCGGACTTCATCGCCAACTGGGTGATCCCCAAGTTCGAGGCGGCCCAGAAGGCGAAGGGCAAGGACGTCAAGGTCAAGTTCGTCCCCAGCGGCGTCGACGACGAGCAGTACAAGACCAAGCTCTCCCTGGACCTCAAGTCGGGCAAGGGCGCGGACGTGATCGACATCGACGGCATCTGGGCCGGTGAGTTCGCCGAGGCCGGCTACATCAAGCCGCTGGCGGACGTGGTCGGCGCCGAGGCCGACGCCTGGGACGGCTGGGCGCAGATTCCCGAGTCCGTGCAGGGGCTGGCCACGTACAACGGCAAGAAGTACGCGCTGCCGATCGGCACCGACGGCCGCGTGCTCTACTTCAACAAGACGCTCTTCCAGAAGGCCGGTCTCCCGGCCGACTGGCAGCCGAAGAGCTGGCAGGAGATCCTCGACGCCGGGACCAAGCTGAAGTCTGCGGGCGTGCCGGTGCCGATCCAGGTCAACGCCGGGACGGCGATGGGCGAGGCCACCTCGATGCAGGGCGTGCTGCCGCTGCTCGCCGGCGCGGGCGGTGAGGTGCAGAAGGACGGCAAGTGGACCGGCGCCTCCCAGCCGCTCAAGGACGCGCTCGGCTTCTACCAGAAGATCTACGGCGGCGGCCTCGGCGACCCCAAGCTGCAGCAGGAGGCCAAGGGCCGCGACAAGTCGTTCCAGCAGTTCGCCGAGGGCAAGATCGGCATCCTGATGGAAGGCGACTACTTCTGGCGCGGCGTCATCAACCCCAAGGATGGCGTGGCCCCGATGGACGATCGCGACCAGAGCGTCGGCTACGCGCTGATCCCGGCCATGGAGCCTGGCAAGGGCATCCGCGGCCAGGACTTCGTCAGCATGTCCGGCGGCGCCCTGCGCACGGTCAACCCCAACACCAAGCATCCGAAGGAGGCCTTCGAGCTGCTGGCCTTCACGCTCTCGCCGGAGGCGCTGAAGGAGGAGACGAAGGACGGCAACGTGCGCATCACGCCGCGTACGGACGTCAACAAGGAGATCCTCGCCGGTGAGCCGCTGCTGACCTTCATCTCGGACAAGGTGCTGCCGCTGACGGCCTTCCGGCCGCCGGTCGCGGTCTACCCGCAGGTGTCGGTGGCGCTACAGGAGTCCACCGCCGCGGTCGTCGGCGGCACCGCGCCCGACCAGGCGGCGACCGCGTACCAGAAGACGCTCGAAGGAATCGTCGGTGGCGCAGGCAACATCATCGCCCCCTGA